The following coding sequences are from one Nicotiana tomentosiformis chromosome 3, ASM39032v3, whole genome shotgun sequence window:
- the LOC104097603 gene encoding SKP1-like protein 11, translating into MVEDGCSSSVIPLSNVDTETLIKIIDYLKMHSSTSSNEEEIENFDKEFVSIGFKTIFKILEAANFLDINNLLKSKTPEAVRKIFNITRDFTPEEEAEIRNETPWAFEGDLDHSLD; encoded by the coding sequence ATGGTCGAAGATGGATGCTCCTCTAGTGTCATCCCGCTGAGCAACGTCGACACAGAAACCTTGATCAAGATCATCGATTACCTGAAGATGCACTCCTCGACTTCTTCAAATGAAGAAGAAATCGAGAACTTTGACAAGGAATTTGTGAGCATTGGCTTCAAAACCATCTTTAAAATCTTAGAAGCTGCAAATTTCCTTGACATCAATAATTTGCTTAAGAGCAAAACGCCAGAAGCTGTTCGGAAGATTTTCAATATCACTAGAGACTTCACCCCAGAAGAAGAGGCAGAGATTCGGAATGAGACTCCATGGGCCTTTGAAGGGGATCTTGATCACTCCCTTGACTAG